One Acidobacteriota bacterium genomic window carries:
- a CDS encoding MarR family transcriptional regulator — MTKKLQAEIKQKAPFSSVEEEVHLNLMRTGDAVSQRVEQLLRASGLSATQYNILRILRGAGRQGLTCGEAAERMVTHDPDITRLLDRLEKRNLITRSRDARDRRVVTARITAEGLKLLGTLDKPVNELGRSLFKHMAQGELRQLSALLEKARSPGE; from the coding sequence GTGACGAAGAAACTGCAGGCCGAGATCAAGCAGAAGGCGCCGTTTTCAAGCGTTGAAGAGGAGGTTCACCTCAATCTGATGAGGACGGGCGATGCCGTCTCCCAGCGGGTTGAACAACTGCTCCGGGCTTCCGGCCTTTCCGCAACCCAGTACAACATCCTGCGTATCCTGCGCGGCGCCGGCCGGCAGGGACTCACCTGCGGCGAGGCGGCTGAGCGAATGGTGACGCACGATCCCGACATCACCCGCCTGCTGGACCGCCTGGAAAAGAGAAATCTGATTACGCGCTCGCGGGATGCCCGCGATCGGCGGGTCGTCACGGCGCGAATCACCGCTGAGGGGCTGAAGCTCCTGGGCACGCTGGACAAGCCGGTAAATGAGCTGGGCCGCAGCCTTTTCAAGCACATGGCGCAGGGGGAGCTCAGGCAGCTATCGGCCCTGCTGGAAAAAGCCAGGTCACCCGGCGAATGA
- the queG gene encoding tRNA epoxyqueuosine(34) reductase QueG, with translation MSLKILLKQKALELGFDLAGIAPVGVWQDLERARKWVEQGYGGEMHYLENPKRHDPRLVLHSVQSVLCVGLIYNAPLPYSTESSELSAANELKSASGPSAEARVPRAWISRYAWGQDYHEIMRVRLEALRRAIEHLEPGVETRVYVDTGPIVERAFARYSGIGWTGKNTCLINPAKGSWFFLGVVLISLAIEPDLPAPDRCGSCTRCLDACPTGALTKPYVMDASRCIAYLNIELKGSVPEQYREKIGSNLFGCDICQDVCPWNRKHEPAARSQNGPESSQPPAANRQNARKGSGHTGAATTSLPEFQPREITLSASPGNDDAKSDGGAGQPPPLAFSLFNPPIEVLAQVSAEDFPRVFAHSPIKRPKYTGWLRNLCVVMGNSANRRFIPKLEELARHEDAVVREHAQWALGQLAKD, from the coding sequence ATGTCGCTCAAAATTCTCTTGAAACAGAAGGCCCTTGAACTTGGATTTGATCTGGCTGGCATTGCACCGGTGGGTGTATGGCAAGATCTTGAACGCGCGCGCAAATGGGTTGAACAGGGCTACGGCGGCGAAATGCACTATCTTGAGAATCCCAAGCGCCATGACCCGCGGCTCGTTTTGCACTCTGTTCAATCCGTACTCTGTGTTGGACTCATCTATAATGCGCCCTTACCATACTCAACCGAATCCTCCGAGCTTTCCGCCGCAAATGAATTGAAGTCTGCGTCCGGGCCATCCGCTGAGGCTCGGGTGCCTCGCGCCTGGATATCCCGGTACGCCTGGGGGCAGGATTACCACGAGATCATGCGCGTCAGGCTGGAGGCGTTAAGAAGGGCTATAGAACATCTTGAGCCCGGCGTGGAAACACGCGTCTACGTGGACACAGGGCCCATCGTCGAGCGGGCTTTCGCGCGCTATTCAGGCATTGGATGGACGGGCAAGAACACCTGCCTGATCAACCCGGCAAAGGGTTCCTGGTTTTTCTTGGGTGTAGTGCTCATCAGCCTGGCAATTGAACCGGACCTGCCCGCGCCCGACCGTTGCGGCTCCTGCACGCGCTGCCTAGACGCCTGCCCAACCGGAGCGCTGACCAAACCTTACGTGATGGATGCTTCCCGTTGCATCGCCTATCTGAATATCGAATTGAAAGGCTCCGTCCCGGAACAATACCGGGAGAAGATCGGTTCTAATCTCTTTGGCTGCGATATCTGCCAGGACGTTTGTCCCTGGAACAGGAAACACGAGCCAGCAGCCAGGAGTCAGAATGGCCCGGAAAGCAGCCAGCCGCCAGCGGCGAATCGCCAGAATGCCCGGAAGGGCTCAGGCCATACCGGCGCGGCCACCACATCTCTACCAGAATTTCAGCCTAGGGAAATCACCCTTTCAGCCTCGCCTGGCAACGACGATGCAAAAAGCGATGGAGGTGCCGGCCAGCCACCGCCTTTGGCGTTCTCGCTGTTCAATCCTCCAATCGAGGTGCTCGCGCAAGTCAGCGCCGAGGATTTCCCCAGGGTCTTCGCGCATTCGCCCATCAAGCGGCCGAAATACACCGGCTGGCTGCGCAATTTATGTGTCGTGATGGGCAACTCCGCGAACCGCCGGTTTATCCCGAAGCTTGAAGAACTCGCGCGACACGAAGATGCTGTTGTCCGCGAGCATGCCCAGTGGGCGCTCGGCCAACTTGCGAAAGATTAG